A region from the Plutella xylostella chromosome 8, ilPluXylo3.1, whole genome shotgun sequence genome encodes:
- the LOC105382527 gene encoding uncharacterized protein LOC105382527 translates to MGMIHSVVCSLAFCAERFMAWIACAFLIVILSIALIILFVYGVSVGYYYARKEIMLYLMFSATMHPRNYIQVRRGGADSPGVGPWARGAPPGLEGAMGEPAEKPEGSNGTEVTTDMFQAFDNTTEKFELADGSGDGKPISIGKGTEDNAANRSHRILARESQSQHSRGRA, encoded by the exons ATGGGTATGATACATTCAGTCGTGTGTTCGTTGGCATTCTGCGCTGAAAG GTTTATGGCATGGATCGCTTGCGCGTTTCTGATCGTGATCCTGTCCATAGCTCTCATCATTCTGTTTGTGTACGGAGTGTCTGTCGGCTACTACTATGCTCGCAAGGAGATCATGCTGTATCTTA TGTTCTCTGCGACCATGCACCCCCGCAACTACATCCAGGTGCGTCGCGGGGGCGCCGACAGCCCCGGGGTAGGCCCctgggcgcggggggcgccgccCGGGCTGGAGGGCGCGATGGGCGAGCCGGCGGAGAAGCCAGAGGGAAGCAACGGCACTGAAGTCACCACGGACATGTTCCAAGCGTTTGATAATACCACTGAGAAGTTTGAGCTCGCCGACGGCAGTGGAGATG GAAAACCAATTTCTATTGGTAAAGGCACAGAAGATAACGCGGCCAACAGAAGTCACAGGATTTTGGCAAG GGAATCTCAAAGTCAGCATAGCAGAGGCCGAGCCTAG